In one Brienomyrus brachyistius isolate T26 chromosome 7, BBRACH_0.4, whole genome shotgun sequence genomic region, the following are encoded:
- the fktn gene encoding fukutin isoform X1 yields MLRLNRTAVLALLGTTSLLFLLFQLYYYRHYLSKHGTHTSYDKSSQLDSGQHLQVVKKFLDLVSRYGLAVFLVDAATLGRLSQRPVQPRGSQANEHHCSIICSSRRFTTFAMLAKFWKYDASLAKTASELGLELLEIQGKDPRLVGLDDLSSTEIPLHLLFRSGQHLVHLVVFYERSGNYLWHGTLRLKPGMDREFAPFRRLDFGRQAGAFDRPELVLSSLDGLDVWIPKNVSRFLIEHSQSRFLECRYKDARAFYQLYPDDTSPESMEFRMKAKALLHLAAQVLTGLGVPFWLSSGTCLGWFRQCNVIPYSKDVDLGVWIKDYKPEIIQAFQTSGLPLKHKFGKVEDSLELSFQGQDVKLDIFFFYEEGDIVWNGGTQAKSGKKFKYVFPRFSLCWTELLQLRVRVPCETLDYVEANYGPNWKIPVKTWDWKSSPANVQENGVWPVREWNEVIQVY; encoded by the exons ATGCTTAGGCTGAACAGGACTGCGGTTCTGGCCCTGCTTGGAACCACCAGCCTCCTGTTCCTGCTTTTCCAGCTATATTACTACAGACACTATCTGTCAAAA CATGGGACACACACCTCCTATGACAAATCCAGCCAACTGGACAGTGGACAACACCTG CAGGTAGTGAAGAAGTTCCTGGATCTGGTCTCCCGGTACGGCCTTGCTGTCTtcctggttgacgcagccactTTGGGCCGCTTGTCTCAGCGCCCTGTACAGCCGAGGGGAAGTCAAGCTAATGAGCATCACTGCAGCATTATCTGCTCCAGCAGGAGGTTCACCACCTTCGCCATGCTGGCAAAGTTTTGGAAGTATGAT GCCAGTCTTGCGAAGACAGCATCTGAACTTGGGTTGGAGCTACTTGAAATTCAAGGCAAAGACCCTCGGCTTGTGGGCCTGGACGACCTCTCCAGCACTGAGATTCCCCTGCACCTCCTCTTCCGCTCTGGCCAACACCTAGTCCACCTTGTGGTCTTCTACGAGCGCAGCGGCAATTATCTGTGGCACGGCACACTGCGGCTGAAACCCGGCATGGACAGGGAGTTCGCGCCGTTCCGGAGGCTTGACTTCGGCCGCCAGGCCGGAGCATTTGACAG ACCTGAGCTGGTCCTGAGCTCTCTAGATGGCCTGGATGTGTGGATCCCCAAAAACGTCTCGCGCTTTCTCATTGAGCACAGCCAATCACGCTTCCTGGAGTGCAGATACAAGGATGCCCGGGCCTTCTACCAG CTGTACCCTGATGACACCTCCCCAGAGTCCATGGAGTTCAGGATGAAGGCCAAAGCTCTACTCCACCTGGCAGCACAGGTCCTAACCGGCCTCGGAGTTCCCTTCTGGCTGAGCAGTGGCACATGTCTGG GCTGGTTTCGTCAGTGCAATGTGATACCTTACAGCAAGGATGTTGATCTGGGTGTCTGGATTAAGGACTACAAGCCAGAAATCATTCAGGCCTTTCAGACCTCTGGCCTGCCTCTCAAGCACAAGTTTGGAAAG GTAGAGGACAGTCTGGAGCTCTCTTTCCAGGGGCAGGACGTCAAGCTGGACATCTTCTTCTTCTATGAAGAAGGTGACATTGTGTGGAACGGCGGCACGCAGGCCAAGAGCGGCAAGAAGTTCAA GTATGTTTTCCCGAGGTTCAGCCTGTGCTGGACAGAGCTCCTGCAGCTCAGAGTACGGGTCCCCTGTGAGACACTGGACTATGTGGAGGCCAACTATGGCCCCAACTGGAAGATCCCAGTCAAAACATGGGACTGGAAGAGCTCACCAGCTAATGTGCAGGAAAATGGGGTGTGGCCAGTGAGGGAGTGGAATGAGGTCATCCAGGTGTACTGA
- the fktn gene encoding fukutin isoform X2: MLRLNRTAVLALLGTTSLLFLLFQLYYYRHYLSKHGTHTSYDKSSQLDSGQHLVVKKFLDLVSRYGLAVFLVDAATLGRLSQRPVQPRGSQANEHHCSIICSSRRFTTFAMLAKFWKYDASLAKTASELGLELLEIQGKDPRLVGLDDLSSTEIPLHLLFRSGQHLVHLVVFYERSGNYLWHGTLRLKPGMDREFAPFRRLDFGRQAGAFDRPELVLSSLDGLDVWIPKNVSRFLIEHSQSRFLECRYKDARAFYQLYPDDTSPESMEFRMKAKALLHLAAQVLTGLGVPFWLSSGTCLGWFRQCNVIPYSKDVDLGVWIKDYKPEIIQAFQTSGLPLKHKFGKVEDSLELSFQGQDVKLDIFFFYEEGDIVWNGGTQAKSGKKFKYVFPRFSLCWTELLQLRVRVPCETLDYVEANYGPNWKIPVKTWDWKSSPANVQENGVWPVREWNEVIQVY; this comes from the exons ATGCTTAGGCTGAACAGGACTGCGGTTCTGGCCCTGCTTGGAACCACCAGCCTCCTGTTCCTGCTTTTCCAGCTATATTACTACAGACACTATCTGTCAAAA CATGGGACACACACCTCCTATGACAAATCCAGCCAACTGGACAGTGGACAACACCTG GTAGTGAAGAAGTTCCTGGATCTGGTCTCCCGGTACGGCCTTGCTGTCTtcctggttgacgcagccactTTGGGCCGCTTGTCTCAGCGCCCTGTACAGCCGAGGGGAAGTCAAGCTAATGAGCATCACTGCAGCATTATCTGCTCCAGCAGGAGGTTCACCACCTTCGCCATGCTGGCAAAGTTTTGGAAGTATGAT GCCAGTCTTGCGAAGACAGCATCTGAACTTGGGTTGGAGCTACTTGAAATTCAAGGCAAAGACCCTCGGCTTGTGGGCCTGGACGACCTCTCCAGCACTGAGATTCCCCTGCACCTCCTCTTCCGCTCTGGCCAACACCTAGTCCACCTTGTGGTCTTCTACGAGCGCAGCGGCAATTATCTGTGGCACGGCACACTGCGGCTGAAACCCGGCATGGACAGGGAGTTCGCGCCGTTCCGGAGGCTTGACTTCGGCCGCCAGGCCGGAGCATTTGACAG ACCTGAGCTGGTCCTGAGCTCTCTAGATGGCCTGGATGTGTGGATCCCCAAAAACGTCTCGCGCTTTCTCATTGAGCACAGCCAATCACGCTTCCTGGAGTGCAGATACAAGGATGCCCGGGCCTTCTACCAG CTGTACCCTGATGACACCTCCCCAGAGTCCATGGAGTTCAGGATGAAGGCCAAAGCTCTACTCCACCTGGCAGCACAGGTCCTAACCGGCCTCGGAGTTCCCTTCTGGCTGAGCAGTGGCACATGTCTGG GCTGGTTTCGTCAGTGCAATGTGATACCTTACAGCAAGGATGTTGATCTGGGTGTCTGGATTAAGGACTACAAGCCAGAAATCATTCAGGCCTTTCAGACCTCTGGCCTGCCTCTCAAGCACAAGTTTGGAAAG GTAGAGGACAGTCTGGAGCTCTCTTTCCAGGGGCAGGACGTCAAGCTGGACATCTTCTTCTTCTATGAAGAAGGTGACATTGTGTGGAACGGCGGCACGCAGGCCAAGAGCGGCAAGAAGTTCAA GTATGTTTTCCCGAGGTTCAGCCTGTGCTGGACAGAGCTCCTGCAGCTCAGAGTACGGGTCCCCTGTGAGACACTGGACTATGTGGAGGCCAACTATGGCCCCAACTGGAAGATCCCAGTCAAAACATGGGACTGGAAGAGCTCACCAGCTAATGTGCAGGAAAATGGGGTGTGGCCAGTGAGGGAGTGGAATGAGGTCATCCAGGTGTACTGA
- the ift74 gene encoding intraflagellar transport protein 74 homolog isoform X1 yields MASQRPLSGKFKIRGTFPAGTGRPPTAIRPPPTAARIGTGMVPGTGRPGTRGGPIPSPGVLSAQIKVTERPVTQQGLTGMKTGMKGPQRQILDKSYYLGLLRSKISELTTESCKLQKEIDAFNQENSVYLSYEKRAEGLAGEIQDLQGELADYNMLVDKLNTNTEMEEITNDFNTLKAENDKEAQSMDIIFTERRGKEEMIRTVEEEINKEKQTADSIVKKMLPGDQDKYAGMRAANEELLQVLDSHQQELDALITQKEALEAEIAHSQVKQEAVLLHEKLQQLEHRRDAMISEDKSLGSPQEERERLLRQVKEDNQEMASMDRQLTEMREKISQISEEMQHLHDDMEEHQGERKQKYEELRKREENMDNFLETFEETKAQEVQRSMQVQAEIVALLEHSSRNINHMKQISSVTATELKSMQEDLSFKETEMHKSQNTAKGLSSESRRLQQDLQKVEQLESKISTELSSLKEQIQRMTEDLQTYSNLEALKTAGGEKKKRLQEERMLLTQRREAFKKVVQKMNGELEALKARLLDNETHAQVGLWEALLSVLGFGQLTNLERKWQHHEQNNFVMKEFIASKGMESDYRPIVRSVTKQLSEHNQALIDALQGNRG; encoded by the exons ATGGCAAGCCAGCGGCCACTATCTGGGAAGTTTAAAATCCGTGGTACTTTTCCGGCTGGGACCGGGAGACCCCCTACTGCCATCAGGCCTCCGCCAACTGCAGCCCGGATTGGCACTGGG ATGGTTCCTGGGACTGGGCGTCCGGGGACCAGAGGAGGACCTATACCCTCCCCGGGGGTCCTGTCTGCTCAGATAAAAGTGACTGAGCGACCTGTCACTCAGCAGGGTCTGACTGGCATGAAGACCGGGATGAAGG GACCTCAGAGACAAATCCTAGACAAATCATATTACCTCGGATTGCTCAG GAGTAAAATAAGTGAACTTACTACAGAGTCCTGCAAACTGCAAAAGGAAATTGATGCATTTAATCAGGAGAACTCTGTCTACTTGTCCTATGAAAAAAG AGCTGAAGGACTTGCTGGTGAAATACAAGATCTTCAGGGAGAGCTGGCAGATTACAACATG CTTGTGGACAAACTGAACACTAACACTGAGATGGAGGAAATAACGAATGATTTTAACACG CTCAAAGCAGAGAATGACAAAGAGGCCCAGAGCATGGATATTATTTTCACAGAGAGACGCGG TAAAGAGGAGATGATCCGAACAGTGGAGGAGGAAATCAATAAGGAGAAACAGACAGCAGACAGCATCGTGAAGAAGATGCTTCCTGGTGACCAGGACAAGTATGCTGGCATGAGAGCAGCCAATGAGGAGCTTCTTCAG GTGTTGGACAGTCACCAGCAGGAGCTCGATGCGCTGATCACTCAGAAGGAAGCACTGGAAGCA GAGATCGCTCACTCGCAGGTGAAGCAGGAGGCCGTGTTACTGCACGAGAAGCTGCAGCAGCTGGAGCATCGCAGGGACGCCATGATTTCTGAAGACAAGAGCCTGGGTTCCCCACAGGAGGAGCGGGAGCGGCTGCTCAGACAG GTCAAAGAGGACAATCAGGAGATGGCAAGCATGGATCGACA GTTGACTGAAATGCGAGAGAAGATCAGCCAGATCAGTGAGGAGATGCAGCACCTGCACGATGACATGGAGGAGCACCAAG GAGAACGCAAGCAGAAGTACGAGGAGCTGAGAAAAAGGGAGGAAAACATGGACA ATTTCCTGGAAACCTTTGAGGAGACCAAAGCTCAGGAGGTGCAgcgcagcatgcaagtacaggCTGAGATCGTGGCATTGCTGGAACACTCAAGCAGG AACATCAACCACATGAAGCAAATTTCCTCTGTCACGGCCACTGAACTGAAGTCTATGCAGGAGGATCTTAGCTTCAAAGAGACTGAGATGCACAAGTCACAGAATACGGCCAAAGGGCTGTCTTCAG AGAGCCGACGCCTGCAGCAAGACTTGCAGAAGGTGGAACAACTCGAGAGCAAAATTAGCACGGAGCTGAGCAGCCTGAAGGAGCAGATCCAGCGGATGACCGAAGACCTCCAGACCTACAGCAACCTGGAGGCCCTAAAGACAGCCGGAGGGGAGAAGAAAAAG AGGCTGCAGGAGGAGAGGATGCTCCTCACTCAGAGGAGGGAAGCCTTTAAGAAGGTTgtgcagaagatgaatggagAATTAGAAGCACTGAAGGCTCGGCTGCTGGACAACGAGACGCACGCCCAGGTCGGTTTGTGGGAGGCGCTGCTGAGCGTCCTGGGATTTGGCCAG CTTACCAACTTAGAGAGGAAATGGCAGCATCACGAACAGAACAACTTTGTCATGAAGGAAT TTATTGCTTCCAAGGGAATGGAGAGTGACTATCGGCCCATTGTGAGGAGCGtgaccaaacagctgagtgaaCACAATCAAGCGCTCATCGACGCACTTCAGGGAAACAGGGGCTGA
- the ift74 gene encoding intraflagellar transport protein 74 homolog isoform X2, which translates to MASQRPLSGKFKIRGTFPAGTGRPPTAIRPPPTAARIGTGMVPGTGRPGTRGGPIPSPGVLSAQIKVTERPVTQQGLTGMKTGMKGPQRQILDKSYYLGLLRSKISELTTESCKLQKEIDAFNQENSVYLSYEKRAEGLAGEIQDLQGELADYNMLVDKLNTNTEMEEITNDFNTLKAENDKEAQSMDIIFTERRGKEEMIRTVEEEINKEKQTADSIVKKMLPGDQDKYAGMRAANEELLQVLDSHQQELDALITQKEALEAEIAHSQVKQEAVLLHEKLQQLEHRRDAMISEDKSLGSPQEERERLLRQVKEDNQEMASMDRQLTEMREKISQISEEMQHLHDDMEEHQGERKQKYEELRKREENMDNFLETFEETKAQEVQRSMQVQAEIVALLEHSSRNINHMKQISSVTATELKSMQEDLSFKETEMHKSQNTAKGLSSESRRLQQDLQKVEQLESKISTELSSLKEQIQRMTEDLQTYSNLEALKTAGGEKKKRLQEERMLLTQRREAFKKVVQKMNGELEALKARLLDNETHAQLTNLERKWQHHEQNNFVMKEFIASKGMESDYRPIVRSVTKQLSEHNQALIDALQGNRG; encoded by the exons ATGGCAAGCCAGCGGCCACTATCTGGGAAGTTTAAAATCCGTGGTACTTTTCCGGCTGGGACCGGGAGACCCCCTACTGCCATCAGGCCTCCGCCAACTGCAGCCCGGATTGGCACTGGG ATGGTTCCTGGGACTGGGCGTCCGGGGACCAGAGGAGGACCTATACCCTCCCCGGGGGTCCTGTCTGCTCAGATAAAAGTGACTGAGCGACCTGTCACTCAGCAGGGTCTGACTGGCATGAAGACCGGGATGAAGG GACCTCAGAGACAAATCCTAGACAAATCATATTACCTCGGATTGCTCAG GAGTAAAATAAGTGAACTTACTACAGAGTCCTGCAAACTGCAAAAGGAAATTGATGCATTTAATCAGGAGAACTCTGTCTACTTGTCCTATGAAAAAAG AGCTGAAGGACTTGCTGGTGAAATACAAGATCTTCAGGGAGAGCTGGCAGATTACAACATG CTTGTGGACAAACTGAACACTAACACTGAGATGGAGGAAATAACGAATGATTTTAACACG CTCAAAGCAGAGAATGACAAAGAGGCCCAGAGCATGGATATTATTTTCACAGAGAGACGCGG TAAAGAGGAGATGATCCGAACAGTGGAGGAGGAAATCAATAAGGAGAAACAGACAGCAGACAGCATCGTGAAGAAGATGCTTCCTGGTGACCAGGACAAGTATGCTGGCATGAGAGCAGCCAATGAGGAGCTTCTTCAG GTGTTGGACAGTCACCAGCAGGAGCTCGATGCGCTGATCACTCAGAAGGAAGCACTGGAAGCA GAGATCGCTCACTCGCAGGTGAAGCAGGAGGCCGTGTTACTGCACGAGAAGCTGCAGCAGCTGGAGCATCGCAGGGACGCCATGATTTCTGAAGACAAGAGCCTGGGTTCCCCACAGGAGGAGCGGGAGCGGCTGCTCAGACAG GTCAAAGAGGACAATCAGGAGATGGCAAGCATGGATCGACA GTTGACTGAAATGCGAGAGAAGATCAGCCAGATCAGTGAGGAGATGCAGCACCTGCACGATGACATGGAGGAGCACCAAG GAGAACGCAAGCAGAAGTACGAGGAGCTGAGAAAAAGGGAGGAAAACATGGACA ATTTCCTGGAAACCTTTGAGGAGACCAAAGCTCAGGAGGTGCAgcgcagcatgcaagtacaggCTGAGATCGTGGCATTGCTGGAACACTCAAGCAGG AACATCAACCACATGAAGCAAATTTCCTCTGTCACGGCCACTGAACTGAAGTCTATGCAGGAGGATCTTAGCTTCAAAGAGACTGAGATGCACAAGTCACAGAATACGGCCAAAGGGCTGTCTTCAG AGAGCCGACGCCTGCAGCAAGACTTGCAGAAGGTGGAACAACTCGAGAGCAAAATTAGCACGGAGCTGAGCAGCCTGAAGGAGCAGATCCAGCGGATGACCGAAGACCTCCAGACCTACAGCAACCTGGAGGCCCTAAAGACAGCCGGAGGGGAGAAGAAAAAG AGGCTGCAGGAGGAGAGGATGCTCCTCACTCAGAGGAGGGAAGCCTTTAAGAAGGTTgtgcagaagatgaatggagAATTAGAAGCACTGAAGGCTCGGCTGCTGGACAACGAGACGCACGCCCAG CTTACCAACTTAGAGAGGAAATGGCAGCATCACGAACAGAACAACTTTGTCATGAAGGAAT TTATTGCTTCCAAGGGAATGGAGAGTGACTATCGGCCCATTGTGAGGAGCGtgaccaaacagctgagtgaaCACAATCAAGCGCTCATCGACGCACTTCAGGGAAACAGGGGCTGA